In Citrus sinensis cultivar Valencia sweet orange chromosome 2, DVS_A1.0, whole genome shotgun sequence, a single genomic region encodes these proteins:
- the LOC102606911 gene encoding glutaredoxin-C9 → MQEAIPYRTYIHGPAVAAGNTSSARGGGVTEEADTAAKSVEKMLVENAVLVLGRPGCCMCHVVKTLLLGHGVNPAVFEVADGDEAAVLDELSRIDVENGGGIIQFPAVFVGGKLFGGLDRVMATHISGDLVPILKEAGALWL, encoded by the coding sequence ATGCAAGAAGCAATTCCCTATAGAACATATATTCACGGCCCCGCCGTCGCCGCCGGCAACACGTCATCGGCGCGCGGTGGTGGTGTCACTGAAGAAGCGGATACCGCTGCAAAAAGTGTGGAAAAGATGCTGGTCGAGAATGCAGTGTTGGTACTTGGGAGACCCGGGTGTTGCATGTGCCATGTCGTGAAAACGTTGCTGCTGGGGCACGGTGTGAACCCTGCGGTGTTCGAGGTGGCCGATGGTGATGAAGCTGCTGTTCTTGATGAATTGTCGAGAATTGATGTCGAAAACGGTGGTGGGATTATACAATTTCCGGCCGTTTTTGTCGGAGGGAAGTTGTTTGGTGGATTGGATCGGGTAATGGCTACACATATTTCCGGCGATTTGGTGCCTATTTTGAAAGAGGCCGGGGCTTTGTGGCTATGA
- the LOC102606608 gene encoding MLO-like protein 12 — MAGETTVEERSIEVTPTWAVATVCLMLISVSVLIEHLLHLLAKYFNKKKKSSLIQTLHKIKSDLMMLGFMSLILTVSEKRISNICIPKSMAETFLPCGTMDSDDYSEEELKCLEQGKVSLLSRKGVNQLQYLIFVLAFFHSLSCVLTFSLGMAKMRSWESWEAETRTLEYQFTNDPRRFRFTHQTSFGKRHLRFWSEHSRLLRWPACFLRQFYASVSRTDYLTLRRGFITAHFAKESHFNFQRYINRALEKDFGMVAGMSWWIWIISVLFIFFNAQGFYNYLWLPFIPLVMLLVVGTKLEGIITQMCLDSHGKSQVVIGPLLVRPSDHYFWFNWPKLLLHVIHLVLLQNSFQLAFFAWTWYKFGLRSCFHEKTEDIIIKIVLGVVVHMLCGYVTLPLYALVTQMGSSMKNAVFPESVAHGLKRWRGRARKNLRTNDYYSARPSSVDDASVSLDASLSLDASPSFSLHPSYSVDREGDPPSDLKDTKFVAVEIDDGQVGKQHQKI; from the exons ATGGCTGGAGAGACAACAGTTGAAGAAAGATCAATTGAAGTAACGCCAACATGGGCTGTGGCAACGGTTTGCCTCATGTTGATATCCGTTTCTGTTCTTATTGAGCATTTACTTCATCTTTTAGCTAAG TATTtcaataagaagaagaagagctcCCTCATTCAGACTCTCCACAAGATCAAATCAG ACCTGATGATGTTGGGGTTCATGTCATTGATCCTGACTGTGAGTGAAAAGCGGATTTCAAATATATGCATACCAAAGAGCATGGCCGAAACTTTTTTACCTTGCGGCACCATGGACTCGGATGATTATAGCGAGGAAGAACTCAAATGTTTGGAGCAG GGGAAGGTCTCTTTGTTGTCAAGGAAAGGTGTGAATCAACTTCagtatttgatatttgttCTGGCCTTTTTCCATTCTTTGTCCTGCGTTCTGACATTCAGTCTCGGCATGGCCAAG ATGCGAAGTTGGGAATCTTGGGAAGCAGAAACGAGAACTTTAGAGTATCAATTTACAAATG ATCCACGGAGGTTCCGATTCACCCATCAAACATCATTTGGGAAGCGCCACCTGAGGTTTTGGAGTGAACACAGCAGATTACTTCGTTGGCCG GCATGCTTTCTGCGACAGTTTTATGCATCTGTGTCCAGAACAGATTATTTAACCCTAAGGCGTGGATTCATCACG GCGCATTTTGCAAAGGAAAGCCACTTTAATTTCCAAAGATACATAAATAGAGCcttagaaaaagattttggAATGGTGGCAGGAATGAG CTGGTGGATTTGGATAATCTCAGTACTTTTCATATTCTTCAATGCACAAG gattttacaattatttatgGCTTCCCTTCATACCTTTAGTG ATGCTATTGGTGGTGGGAACTAAGCTGGAAGGCATTATAACTCAGATGTGCTTAGATAGCCATGGCAAATCTCAAGTCGTTATAGGACCTTTGCTTGTTAGGCCTAGTGACcattatttttggtttaacTGGCCTAAACTGCTTCTACACGTCATTCACTTGGTATTGCTTCAG AATTCTTTTCAACTGGCATTCTTTGCATGGACTTGG TACAAATTTGGACTGAGATCTTGTTTCCACGAGAAAACAGAAGACATTATCATAAAGATAGTGTTGGGAGTGGTAGTACACATGCTTTGTGGCTATGTAACGCTACCTCTCTATGCTTTGGTGACACAG ATGGGATCATCAATGAAGAATGCGGTATTCCCAGAAAGTGTGGCTCATGGACTCAAAAGATGGCGAGGCAGAGCTAGAAAAAACCTCAGGACCAATGATTATTACTCAGCGAGACCCTCATCAGTCGATGATGCCTCAGTTTCCCTGGACGCTTCGCTTTCTCTTGATGCCTCACCTTCTTTTTCCCTTCATCCTTCGTATTCTGTTGACCGTGAAGGTGATCCTCCATCCGATTTAAAGGACACTAAATTTGTTGCTGTTGAAATTGATGATGGACAAGTTGGCAAACAGCatcaaaaaatatga